A window of the Bradyrhizobium diazoefficiens genome harbors these coding sequences:
- a CDS encoding efflux RND transporter periplasmic adaptor subunit — MNRALALGAAAAMIAAAGAAFSAGEILRVNPPAGATTSVAAAEVGATIYFQDPDGRPFYSLAPKKTPDGRDWRGVPASADISFDAPEEAPTEAKPAEAKAERKIKYYRNPMGLPDTSPAPKKDSMGMDYIPVYEGEDTDDGSVKLSPGKIQRTGAKSAPVVRQAIRSIIRAPGVVKEDERRVSVVALRFEGFVESVANVTTGDHVHKGQALMNVYSPALSSAAAEYLSAINAGATGKDLKGARRRLKNLATPETAIKELERTREISLSIPWLSPQDGEILERNAVNGMRAGPGDVLFRIADHQLVWVLIDVAERDLPQITVGTKVTIRPRGLAGRTFTGDVSLIYPHLMTQTRTARIRVELPNPDEALRPEMYVDAEIETGTPDPVLAVPESAVLDSGTRQAVLIDKGDGRFEPREVKLGRRGGGYVEVTDGVAESDAVVTSANFLIDAESNLKAALKGFTETSSQSNQPSGKEARP, encoded by the coding sequence ATGAACCGCGCCCTCGCCCTGGGCGCGGCGGCTGCGATGATCGCAGCGGCCGGCGCCGCCTTTTCCGCAGGAGAGATTCTGCGCGTGAATCCACCCGCCGGCGCCACCACCTCAGTCGCTGCCGCCGAGGTCGGCGCCACGATCTATTTTCAGGATCCGGACGGAAGGCCGTTCTACTCGCTCGCGCCGAAGAAGACGCCGGATGGGCGCGACTGGCGCGGCGTGCCGGCGAGCGCCGACATCAGTTTCGATGCCCCCGAGGAGGCGCCGACCGAAGCAAAGCCGGCTGAGGCGAAGGCCGAACGCAAGATCAAATACTACCGCAATCCGATGGGGCTTCCGGATACCTCGCCGGCGCCGAAGAAGGATTCGATGGGGATGGACTACATCCCCGTCTACGAAGGCGAGGACACCGACGACGGCTCCGTGAAGCTCTCGCCGGGCAAGATTCAGCGTACCGGCGCAAAATCCGCGCCGGTGGTGCGGCAAGCGATCAGATCGATCATCCGGGCCCCCGGGGTCGTCAAGGAGGATGAGCGGCGCGTTTCTGTCGTCGCGCTGCGGTTCGAGGGATTCGTCGAGAGCGTCGCGAACGTGACGACCGGTGATCACGTCCACAAGGGACAAGCCCTCATGAACGTGTACAGCCCGGCGCTTTCCAGCGCCGCCGCCGAGTATCTCTCCGCGATCAACGCGGGCGCGACTGGAAAGGATCTGAAGGGCGCCCGGCGCCGGCTGAAGAATCTGGCAACGCCTGAAACGGCGATCAAGGAGCTTGAACGCACGCGCGAGATCTCGCTTTCGATTCCGTGGCTCTCACCGCAGGACGGCGAGATCCTCGAGCGCAACGCCGTGAACGGCATGCGGGCGGGACCCGGCGACGTGCTGTTCCGAATCGCGGATCATCAACTCGTCTGGGTGCTCATCGACGTGGCCGAGCGCGATCTGCCTCAGATCACAGTCGGAACGAAGGTGACGATCCGGCCGCGCGGCCTGGCCGGCCGGACCTTCACGGGTGACGTGTCGCTGATCTATCCGCATCTGATGACGCAGACCCGCACCGCCCGCATCCGCGTCGAACTGCCTAATCCCGACGAGGCGCTGCGGCCGGAAATGTACGTCGATGCGGAGATCGAAACCGGCACACCGGACCCGGTGCTCGCGGTGCCCGAAAGCGCCGTCCTCGACAGCGGCACACGCCAGGCGGTCCTGATCGACAAGGGCGACGGCCGCTTCGAACCGCGCGAGGTCAAGCTTGGCCGGCGCGGTGGCGGCTACGTCGAAGTCACGGACGGGGTCGCCGAAAGCGACGCGGTCGTGACTTCCGCTAATTTCCTGATCGACGCCGAGAGCAACCTGAAGGCCGCGCTCAAGGGCTTCACGGAGACCAGCAGTCAATCCAACCAGCCGTCAGGCAAGGAGGCGCGCCCATGA
- a CDS encoding FixH family protein produces the protein MKTAIRARAAAAALIGLSLVGAPRFAFADIKDYEFQLMDPSVQAGADKIVTVKLMNKKTGKPVSDAVIFASRLDMAPDGMQEMVTKVTPLPGTEPGTYRFKANFSMAGRWQLSLGAKVQGETGTVESKLVVTAQK, from the coding sequence ATGAAGACCGCTATACGTGCGCGTGCCGCTGCGGCCGCGCTGATCGGACTCTCGCTGGTGGGAGCGCCGAGGTTCGCCTTCGCCGACATCAAGGACTACGAATTCCAGCTCATGGACCCCTCCGTCCAGGCCGGCGCCGACAAGATCGTCACCGTCAAGCTGATGAACAAGAAGACGGGCAAGCCGGTATCGGACGCCGTCATCTTCGCTTCCCGGCTCGACATGGCACCGGACGGTATGCAGGAGATGGTCACGAAGGTGACACCTCTGCCGGGGACGGAGCCCGGCACGTATCGGTTCAAGGCCAATTTCAGCATGGCGGGCCGCTGGCAGTTATCTCTCGGTGCCAAGGTGCAGGGCGAGACCGGTACCGTCGAAAGCAAGCTCGTCGTCACGGCGCAGAAATGA
- a CDS encoding tetratricopeptide repeat protein: MNRRERRIAAKQSGQVTPAALCQAGFTHLQSGRLAEAELCCQQALTLDEQHPDALHLLGVLCFHAQQPDAAVEWIGRAVRQAPKAEYLLSLATVLERQGRLEDARQHYSQALSLRPDDAGLWNHLGNLLWQLGRKDEAVLHLQQALKLNPRYWEAAHNCGMLLLELGRHAEAVKCFDAAEKLNSNSAALYQMRAVCLSAVSRFDDAEADYEKSIALDPSLAETHNNLGLLHWRFDRLEQAFACFDRALALRPDFHAVLNNKAVVLLHLQLLDEAFATLQRSLAAAPNDAQTLFYLATLQLLTGDFERGWRAREARWQLPSVGLVDRGFSQALWRGDQPLEGKTILLHSDEGLGDAIQFARYVPMVAALGAKVILEVEPPIQQLLGGITGVAECVGRSSPPAFDLHCPLGTLPLAFGTRLDTIPFAQGYIPAPPAARMKAWQDRLEGGLGPHNRFRVGLVWSGNPDHKNDHNRSMSLRTLAPLLGCDVQFVSLQKGVRDQDRAFLNARSDIVDLTEQLTDFSETAALMSCLDLVISVDTSVVHLAGALGTPVWTMVPFNPDWRWLLNRSDSPWYQSMRLFRQPKRGDWASVVGDVRRELESLVAAWRSRQDQASLLPA, encoded by the coding sequence CACCCGGATGCCCTCCATTTGCTGGGCGTGCTTTGTTTTCACGCGCAGCAGCCTGACGCGGCCGTGGAATGGATCGGGCGCGCGGTCCGCCAAGCCCCGAAGGCCGAATATCTCCTGAGCCTCGCCACGGTGCTGGAGCGGCAGGGCCGGCTCGAGGACGCACGGCAACACTACAGCCAGGCCCTGAGCCTTAGACCTGATGATGCGGGCCTCTGGAATCATCTCGGCAATCTGCTCTGGCAACTCGGGCGCAAGGACGAGGCTGTGCTGCATTTGCAGCAGGCCTTGAAGCTCAATCCGCGATATTGGGAGGCCGCGCACAATTGCGGCATGCTGCTGCTCGAACTCGGCCGGCACGCGGAAGCGGTAAAGTGCTTCGACGCCGCCGAGAAGCTGAACTCAAATTCCGCAGCCCTGTATCAAATGCGCGCCGTGTGCCTCTCGGCGGTGAGCCGCTTCGACGATGCGGAGGCCGACTACGAAAAGTCCATTGCGCTGGATCCGAGCCTCGCAGAGACGCACAACAACCTCGGCCTGCTGCATTGGCGGTTTGACCGACTGGAGCAGGCCTTTGCCTGCTTCGATCGGGCGCTCGCCCTTCGACCGGATTTTCATGCCGTGCTCAACAACAAGGCCGTGGTCTTGCTGCATCTGCAATTGCTGGATGAGGCGTTCGCGACCCTGCAGAGATCGCTGGCGGCCGCTCCCAACGATGCGCAGACGCTGTTCTATCTGGCGACGCTTCAACTTCTGACCGGCGACTTCGAGCGCGGCTGGCGCGCGCGCGAAGCGCGCTGGCAGCTTCCGTCTGTCGGTCTGGTCGATCGCGGCTTTTCGCAAGCCCTTTGGCGCGGTGACCAGCCGCTCGAAGGCAAGACCATCTTGCTGCACTCCGACGAGGGACTAGGCGATGCGATTCAGTTCGCCCGCTATGTGCCGATGGTGGCCGCGCTCGGAGCCAAGGTCATCCTGGAGGTCGAACCGCCGATCCAGCAGCTTCTGGGCGGCATCACCGGGGTCGCAGAGTGTGTCGGCCGATCGTCTCCGCCGGCATTCGACCTGCACTGCCCATTGGGAACGCTGCCATTGGCGTTCGGGACACGGCTCGATACGATCCCGTTCGCGCAAGGATACATCCCTGCGCCCCCCGCGGCGCGCATGAAGGCGTGGCAAGACCGACTTGAAGGCGGGCTTGGTCCTCACAATCGCTTCCGCGTCGGTCTTGTCTGGTCAGGCAATCCGGATCACAAGAACGATCACAATCGATCGATGTCCCTGCGCACGCTTGCGCCGCTGCTCGGTTGCGACGTCCAGTTCGTCTCCTTGCAAAAAGGCGTCCGGGATCAAGACCGGGCGTTCCTGAACGCGCGCTCAGACATCGTCGATCTGACGGAGCAACTGACGGATTTCAGCGAGACAGCGGCGCTGATGTCCTGCCTCGATCTGGTCATCTCCGTCGACACCAGCGTCGTTCACCTCGCCGGCGCGCTCGGCACTCCGGTCTGGACGATGGTGCCCTTCAACCCGGATTGGCGCTGGCTGCTCAATCGCAGCGACAGTCCATGGTATCAATCGATGCGGCTGTTCAGGCAGCCCAAGCGAGGCGACTGGGCAAGCGTGGTGGGCGACGTTCGCCGCGAGTTGGAAAGCCTGGTTGCAGCATGGCGGTCAAGGCAGGATCAGGCTTCACTCCTCCCTGCTTGA